Proteins co-encoded in one Capsicum annuum cultivar UCD-10X-F1 chromosome 9, UCD10Xv1.1, whole genome shotgun sequence genomic window:
- the LOC107853382 gene encoding uncharacterized protein LOC107853382, with protein MEKQFFVKVTWCNMLQHGFSLHISEKLNKNFKKVVTTDKVKGSKTSELFCSRFDICWDLSSAMYDEGPEPITGYFVKVLVNSEMGLSLGEMEHDNEAKNLNVDDTFSRFVLVSRSEHYSGCSVFATKAKFCDSGTCHDILIKNSSAMLFVSIDKKSVIQVKRLQWNFRGNQTIFLDGLVVDLMYDVHDWLFNTKTGCAMFMFRTRSGLDSRLWLEEKNLEQKDEEKVGFSLLICASKNPD; from the coding sequence ATGGAAAAGCAGTTCTTTGTCAAAGTTACATGGTGTAACATGTTACAACATGGATTTTCACTACACATAAGTGAGAAACTcaacaagaatttcaagaaagttgttaCAACAGACAAGGTAAAAGGTTCAAAAACAAGTGAGTTATTTTGTTCAAGATTTGACATTTGTTGGGATCTTTCTAGTGCAATGTATGATGAAGGACCTGAACCGATCACCGGGTACTTTGTGAAGGTCCTAGTGAATTCTGAGATGGGGTTGAGTCTTGGTGAAATGGAGCATGACAACGAGGCGAAAAATTTGAATGTTGATGATACATTTTCAAGATTTGTATTGGTTTCAAGAAGTGAACATTACTCAGGATGTTCAGTTTTTGCTACTAAGGCAAAGTTTTGTGACAGTGGAACATGTCATGATATACTGATCAAGAATTCATCTGCTATGTTGTTTGTATCGATCGATAAGAAGAGTGTGATACAAGTTAAGAGATTACAATGGAATTTTCGCGGTAATCAGACAATTTTTCTGGATGGATTGGTTGTTGATTTgatgtatgatgttcatgattgGTTGTTTAATACAAAAACAGGATGTGCAATGTTCATGTTTAGGACAAGAAGTGGTTTGGATAGTAGATTGTGGCTTGAAGAGAAGAATTTGGAacaaaaagatgaagagaaagttgGATTTTCTTTGTTGATTTGTGCTAGTAAGAATCCTGATTGA
- the LOC107853384 gene encoding fructose-bisphosphate aldolase 6, cytosolic — protein MSCYKGKYADELIKNAAYIGTPGKGILAADESTGTIGKRLSSIKVENVESNRRALRELLFCTPGCLQYLSGVILFEETLYQKTAAGKPFVDVLKEGGVLPGIKVDKGTVELPGTDGETTTQGLDGLAERCQKYYEAGARFAKWRAVLKIGANEPSQLAINENANGLARYAIICQQNGLVPIVEPEILVDGAHDINKCADVTERVLAACYKALNDHHVLLEGTLLKPNMVTPGSESAKVAPEVIAEYTVRALQRTMPAAVPAVVFLSGGQSEEEATVNLNAMNKLETKKPWSLSFSFGRALQQSTLKAWAGKEENVQKAQAAFLTRCKANSEATLGKYAGASNLSEGASESLHVKDYKY, from the exons ATGTCTTGCTACAAGGGAAAGTATGCTG ATGAGCTTATCAAGAATGCTGCATACATTGGCACCCCTGGAAAGGGTATCCTTGCTGCTGATGAATCCACTGGAACAATCGGCAAGCGTCTCTCAAGCATCAAAGTTGAGAATGTAGAATCAAACAGAAGGGCTCTCCGCGAGCTTCTCTTTTGCACCCCTGGTTGTCTTCAGTACCTCAGCGGAGTTATTTTGTTCGAGGAAACACTCTACCAAAAGACTGCTGCTG gcaagCCTTTTGTTGATGTGTTGAAAGAAGGCGGTGTCCTTCCTGGTATTAAGGTTGACAAGGGTACCGTTGAGCTTCCTGGAACCGATGGTGAGACCACCACCCAAGGTCTTGATGGCCTTGCAGAGCGCTGCCAAAAGTACTATGAGGCTGGTGCTAGGTTTGCCAAATGGCGTGCCGTGCTCAAGATTGGTGCTAATGAGCCATCTCAGCTAGCCATCAATGAAAACGCCAATGGCCTTGCCAGATATGCCATTATCTGCCAGCAGAACGGTCTTGTACCCATTGTTGAGCCCGAGATCCTTGTTGATGGAGCCCATGACATTAACAAGTGTGCTGATGTTACTGAGCGCGTTCTTGCTGCTTGCTACAAGGCTCTCAATGACCACCATGTCCTCCTTGAGGGTACCTTGTTGAAGCCTAACATGGTCACTCCCGGTTCTGAATCTGCCAAGGTTGCACCAGAAGTGATTGCTGAGTACACCGTCCGTGCCTTGCAGCGCACCATGCCGGCTGCTGTCCCCGCTGTGGTGTTCTTGTCTGGTGGTCAAAGTGAAGAGGAAGCCACTGTCAACCTCAATGCCATGAACAAGCTCGAGACCAAGAAGCCATGGTCACTTTCCTTCTCTTTCGGACGTGCTCTTCAGCAGAGCACCCTCAAGGCCTGGGCCGGAAAGGAAGAGAACGTTCAGAAGGCACAAGCTGCATTCCTTACCAGGTGCAAGGCCAACTCCGAGGCTACCCTTGGAAAGTATGCCGGAGCTTCCAACTTGAGTGAAGGTGCTTCCGAGAGCCTTCACGTCAAGGACTACAAGTACTAG
- the LOC124887370 gene encoding uncharacterized protein LOC124887370 — MDNFEENVVVALYWGGEIISEMSRFRYSEGARMIVSMSISTSDVELVSTLHEKIRNNSENIQMYISEKYPCSFQGNITRFIEFKIENDQSLLQFLVIPQKISNKIDINLLEMYVKTRPTNHDNLFQMNGQHGDHMNLLAQNYGFAMLSHPHFAYTTTPSIHQSLDGSPNEHEYQSYDEGLSSQGHIESGHRQYEIREDEDNFDLCNDAHAQICDESSDEDEPSEDDGESETLESESNEDTNNSEDLPQNDIGVNLHNQFGQSVSEIQNHDIPYFTTLENEEDIFISTLESEMNCCSVWSDDDKKDLKKEVCFSSKDRLKRVVTIWSLRKNKEFIVVTSRRKLWIVRCRFHESLGCRWFLRGRKIGGSLWKIAKYFDNHRCETEGLTTGHANLDTNLIASLFLNQIRKILKLLVVDVISKKSFSELPKFFAAFQHFNHGTIVEWKHEESMSLLEVKTFKFVFWAFKPCIDGFRSCCPVISVDGTHLYGKYEIKLLIDVGIDGNDNVLPLAFAIVDRESKEAWKWFFRKLSAHEPRAFHRFCVRHLKSNFQSYFPNRNLSDLMWNAASAHQVRKFEALMWEIREENEETYEYLMQFPLNKWTISHDDGKRWGVLTTNLSESFNGLLKKARELSATAMVRLSLEQIVERSIQVDGTGGNPHRVSLNDKKYDCGKWANLHFSCSHVMKVTEKMGGLARNFVSEHFTTENYVAAYSGSFSPVGHETYWPSPSFIVRSNEFYPRPNRQRTTRVPNEMDRGPAVYRRACGLCRQTGHDRRRCPTRNQT; from the exons ATggataattttgaagaaaatgtgGTGGTTGCTTTGTATTGGGGTGGTGAAATAATTTCTGAAATGAGCAGATTTAGATACAGCGAAGGTGCTAGAATGATTGTTAGCATGTCTATTTCAACTAGCGACGTTGAACTAGTGTCAACGTTGCATGAAAAAATAAGGAATAACAGTGAAAATATTCAAATgtatatttctgaaaaatatcCATGCTCATTTCAAGGTAACATTACAAGgtttattgaatttaaaatagAGAATGACCAGTCTTTGCTACAATTTCTTGTCATTCCTCAAAAAATTTCgaataaaattgatataaatCTTTTGGAGATGTATGTAAAGACTAGACCAACAAATCATGATAATCTATTTCAAATGAATGGTCAGCATGGTGATCATATGAATTTATTAGCTCAAAATTATGGATTTGCCATGCTCAGCCATCCTCATTTTGCATATACTACAACCCCTAGTATCCATCAATCACTTGATGGAAGCCCAAACGAACATGAGTATCAATCATATGATGAAGGATTAAGTAGTCAAGGACACATTGAAAGTGGCCATAGACAATATGAGATCAG AGAAGATGAGGATAACTTTGATTTGTGTAATGATGCACATGCTCAAATTTGTGATGAAAGTTCGGATGAAGATGAACCTTCAGAAgatgatggagaaagtgaaaccTTAGAAAGTGAATCTAATGAAGATACCAATAATAGTGAAGATTTACCTCAAAATGATATTGGTGTAAATCTTCATAATCAATTTGGTCAAAGTGTGTctgaaatacaaaatcatgaTATACCCTACTTTACAACATTAGAGAATGAAGAAGATATTTTTATCTCTACCCTTGAATCTGAGATGAATTGTTGTTCTGTTTGGTCTGACGATgacaaaaaagatttaaaaaaagaagTGTGTTTTAGCAGCAAAGATAGATTGAAACGGGTTGTGACAATTTGGAGTTTGCGCAAAAATAAAGAATTCATAGTTGTAACATCAAGGAGGAAACTATGGATTGTCAGATGCAGGTTTCACGAATCATTAGGTTGTCGATGGTTTCTTCGAGGCCGAAAGATTGGAGGTAGCCTTTGGAAGATAGCAAAGTATTTTGATAATCATAGATGTGAGACTGAAGGGCTTACTACAGGTCACGCTAACCTAGATACCAATTTAATTGCATCTTTGTTTCTAAATCAAATACGTAAAATTCTCAAATTGTTGGTAGTAGATGTCATTTCTAAG AAATCATTTAGTGAGCTTCCTAAGTTTTTTGCAGCTTTTCAACACTTTAACCATGGAACAATTGTAGAATGGAAACACGAAGAGTCAATGAGTTTGTTAGAGGTAAAAACgtttaaatttgtattttggGCTTTCAAGCCATGCATTGATGGATTCCGATCTTGTTGTCcagttatttcagtagatggaacCCATTTGTATggtaaatatgagataaaattattaattgatgTTGGAATTGATGGAAATGATAACGTTCTTCCTCTAGCATTTGCTATTGTTGATAGGGAATCGAAAGAGGCATGGAAGTggttttttagaaaactaagcgCACAT GAGCCTCGGGCGTTTCATCGATTTTGCGTAAGACATCTTAAGAGTAACTTTCAATCTTATTTTCCAAACAGAAATCTCAGTGATCTGATGTGGAATGCTGCATCGGCTCATCAAGTAAGGAAGTTCGAAGCTTTGATGTGGGAAATTagggaagaaaatgaagaaacatATGAATATCTCATGCAATTTCCATTGAACAAATGGACGATTAGCCATGATGATGGAAAAAGATGGGGAGTGTTGACAACAAATCTTTCAGAGTCTTTCAACGGCCTTCTAAAGAAAGCTCGAGAATTGTCTGCCACTGCCATGGTGAGACTTTCATTGGAGCAAATAGTTGAACG ATCTATTCAAGTTGATGGTACTGGTGGTAATCCTCATCGTGTTTcactaaatgataaaaaatatgattgtgGAAAATGGGCTAATTTGCACTTTTCGTGTTCACATGTCATGAAGGTTACTGAAAAAATGGGAGGGCTAGCTAGAAATTTCGTTAGCGAGCATTTCACAACAGAGAATTATGTTGCTGCATATTCCGGGTCATTCTCACCGGTTGGGCACGAGACATATTGGCCATCTCCAAGTTTTATAGTGAGAAGTAATGAATTCTATCCTCGTCCTAATCGACAAAGGACAACTAGAGTACCTAATGAGATGGATCGTGGTCCTGCAGTATATAGGCGAGCTTGCGGGTTGTGTAGACAGACTGGACATGATAGGCGCCGATGTCCAACTCGTAATCAAACTTAA
- the LOC107841734 gene encoding receptor kinase-like protein Xa21: MKNAFTSFLLLLQYYVISSSAMTQFNISTDQLALLSLKSKIISDPFHLLEESWSPAMSVCHWVGVTCGSGHLRVKFMNLSNMALTGVIPRELGNLTFLVSLDLGGNNFYGNLPQEMASVRRLRFLDLSFNNFSGEVPSWFGFLHQLQVLNLRNNSFTGSIPSSFSNISKLEILNLKFNSIEGQIPKVIGNLINLRELNLRANKLIGFIPPSLSNSSRLETLEMSYNSLQGNIPEGMGNLHSMKLLSIQDNQLTGSIPFTIFNISKIEFIAFSNNSLSGYLPNGLCNGLTILKGLYLSKNNLRGHMPTSLSNCSQLQILSLSQNEFDGPIHSEIGRLSNLQILEFGINHFTGIIPQEIGDLVNLVELIMEKNQISGSIPISTFNISSLQILSVWENNFSGFLPREIGNLTNMQHLRLSGNKLIGEIPKEISNLVELEELDLSTNSFSGYLDMEMFNISRLRIINLSFNNLSGSLPPNICCILPNIERLILGGITNLVGTIPHSISNCSKLTILGLSGNKLSGLVPNSLGHLTHLQYLDLERNNLTSDSSLSFLTSLTNCRNLIFLSLYLNPLNGILPASMGNLSTSLSKVTASSCKIKGRIPNEIGNLSNLLFLHLSGNSLVGSIPTSIGNLENLQSFDLSNNKLTGFIRDNLCKLQRLGTIFLGQNQLSGSLPNCLGNVTSLREIHLDSNKLSSNIPSSLWNLKDLMVLDLSSNNMVGSLPPEIENLKVVTEIHLSMNQFSKGIPSEIGELQNLAQLSLRHNKLQGSIPDSMSNMVGLEFLDLSHNNISGIIPTSLEKLPNLKYFNVSFNKLYGEIPSRGPFKSLSSQFFIYNEALCGSSRFSVPSCPISSKHKSNRKKLLVIFLLLGLALLFIPITFVYVWIRYRKGKRAPPQVDSLSTIARERISYYELLQATDALSESNLIGSGSFGSVYKGALTSGTPIAVKVFNLKLEAAFKSFDTECEVLRGLRHRNLIKVITSCSNLDFKALVLQYMPNGSLEKYLYSHNYFLDIMQRLSIMIDVACALEYLHHGCSLPVIHCNLKPSNILLDEDMVAHVSDFGISKLLGDDESDLYTKTLATLGYIAPEYGLDGLVSTKCDVYSYGIILLETFTRRKPNDFEGDLSLKQWVSYSLPEAVMDVVDANLVTPMSNCLHKELVVVASIMKLALDCCAESPALRRNMKDVVGMLQKIKIQLLACC; this comes from the exons ATGAAGAATGCTTTCACCTCTTTTCTTTTGTTGCTTCAGTACTATGTTATAAGTAGTTCAGCCATGACCCAATTTAATATCTCCACTGATCAATTAGCTCTTCTTTCCTTGAAATCTAAAATCATTTCGGATCCCTTTCACTTGTTGGAAGAAAGTTGGTCTCCAGCTATGTCTGTTTGTCATTGGGTTGGAGTCACTTGTGGTTCCGGTCACCTCAGAGTGAAATTCATGAATCTTTCCAACATGGCTCTTACGGGTGTAATACCTCGTGAACTTGGGAACCTCacatttcttgtttctcttgacttGGGAGGCAACAATTTCTATGGAAATTTGCCTCAAGAAATGGCATCCGTACGTCGGCTTAGGTTTCTTGATTTGAGTTTCAACAACTTTAGCGGGGAGGTTCCTTCTTGGTTTGGATTTCTACACCAACTTCAAGTTCTAAATCTTAGGAATAATAGCTTCACCGGTTCCATCCCTTCTTCATTTTCTAATATTTCCAAACTTGAGATTTTGAATCTGAAATTCAATTCCATAGAAGGAcaaataccaaaagtgattggaaATCTTATAAACCTTAGAGAATTAAACTTGCGGGCTAACAAGCTCATAGGTTTTATTCCTCCGTCACTCTCAAATTCCTCGAGGTTAGAGACTTTGGAGATGTCTTATAATTCACTTCAAGGAAACATCCCAGAAGGAATGGGCAATCTTCACAGCATGAAACTTCTATCAATACAAGATAATCAACTTACGGGTTCTATACCTTTCACGATTTTCAATATTTCGAAAATTGAATTCATTGCATTTTCAAACAATAGCTTATCAGGATATCTTCCCAAtggtttatgcaatggtcttACAATACTCAAAGGGCTTTATCTATCCAAAAACAATCTTCGCGGTCATATGCCTACAAGCTTATCAAATTGTTCTCAACTTCAAATTTTGTCTTTATCACAAAATGAGTTTGACGGACCAATACATAGTGAAATTGGAAGATTGAGTAACTTGCAGATATTAGAATTCGGAATTAACCATTTCACTG GGATAATTCCACAAGAAATTGGAGATCTTGTTAATTTGGTAGAGTTAATCATGGAGAAAAATCAGATTAGTGGCTCTATCCCGATCTCCACATTCAATATCTCATCGCTGCAAATTTTGTCAGTGTGGGAGAACAATTTTAGTGGATTCTTACCGCGGGAGATTGGCAACTTAACCAACATGCAGCATTTACGGCTTAGTGGAAATAAGCTTATAG GTGAAATACCTAAAGAGATAAGCAATCTCGTTGAGTTGGAGGAACTTGATCTTTCGACTAATAGTTTTAGTGGTTATCTTGATATGGAGATGTTCAACATATCAAGACTGAGAATAATTAATCTTTCATTCAACAATCTATCAGGAAGCCTCCCACCTAACATATGTTGTATCTTACCCAACATTGAAAGACTCATTCTGGGGGGCATAACCAATCTTGTTGGGACTATTCCTCATTCCATCTCCAATTGTTCCAAACTTACTATTCTAGGTCTTTCAGGCAACAAACTCAGTGGTTTGGTTCCCAATTCTCTTGGACATTTGACTCATTTACAGTACCTAGACTTGGAGAGAAACAATTTAACAAGTGATTCCTCTTTAAGCTTTTTGACTTCCTTAACCAATTGtagaaatttaatatttctaTCTCTATATTTGAACCCTCTTAATGGAATTCTTCCTGCCTCCATGGGGAACCTTTCCACATCTCTTTCAAAAGTTACCGCCAGCAGTTGTAAAATCAAAGGGCGAATTCCAAATGAAATTGGGAACTTAAGCAACTTATTATTCCTCCATCTTTCTGGAAACAGCTTGGTTGGATCGATTCCCACATCAATTGGCAACTTGGAAAATCTTCAGAGCTTTGACTTGAGTAACAACAAATTGACAGGATTTATTAGAGATAATCTTTGTAAATTGCAGCGTTTGGGTACCATTTTCTTGGGTCAAAATCAACTTTCAGGATCTCTTCCAAATTGTTTAGGGAATGTTACTTCCCTTAGAGAGATACACCTGGATTCCAATAAATTGAGTTCCAATATACCATCAAGCTTATGGAATCTTAAGGATCTAATGGTTCTTGACTTATCGTCAAACAACATGGTTGGCTCCTTACCTCCTGAAATCGAAAATTTAAAAGTTGTGACAGAGATACATCTGTCAATGAATCAATTCTCAAAAGGAATTCCTAGTGAAATTGGAGAATTGCAAAATTTGGCGCAACTTTCTTTGAGACACAACAAGTTGCAAGGATCAATACCTGACTCAATGAGCAACatggtaggtttggaattcctagacCTTTCCCACAATAATATATCTGGAATCATTCCTACGTCTTTGGAGAAACTTCCAAATCTAAAGTATTTCAACGTTTCTTTCAACAAGTTGTATGGTGAAATACCTTCGCGGGGTCCTTTCAAGAGCCTCTCGAGCCAGTTTTTCATCTACAATGAAGCATTGTGTGGTTCTTCAAGGTTTAGTGTCCCTTCATGCCCCATTTCATCAAAGCACaaatcaaataggaaaaaattgCTAGTTATATTTCTTCTTCTTGGACTTGCACTTCTATTTATTCCTATCACCTTTGTGTATGTATGGATAAggtatagaaaaggtaaaagagcTCCTCCACAAGTAGATTCATTGTCTACCATAGCAAGAGAAAGAATTTCATACTATGAACTGCTCCAGGCAACTGATGCACTTAGTGAGAGTAATTTGATTGGTTCTGGAAGTTTTGGCTCTGTGTACAAAGGTGCTCTCACAAGCGGGACTCCGATTGCAGTTAAAGTGTTTAATCTGAAATTGGAAGCGGCATTCAAGAGTTTTGATACAGAATGTGAAGTTTTGCGCGGCCTTCGTCATAGGAATCTCATTAAAGTCATCACTAGTTGTTCTAATCTTGATTTTAAGGCTTTAGTGCTCCAGTATATGCCTAATGGGAGTCTTGAGAAGTATTTGTATTCACACAACTACTTCTTAGACATCATGCAGAGACTAAGCATAatgatagatgtggcatgtgCATTGGAATATCTCCACCATGGTTGCTCGTTGCCGGTGATTCACTGTAATTTGAAGCCTAGTAATATCTTGCTCGATGAGGATATGGTTGCTCACGTAAGCGACTTTGGTATTTCAAAACTGCTTGGTGACGATGAGAGTGATTTATACACTAAAACCTTAGCAACATTGGGGTATATTGCACCGG AGTATGGACTGGATGGATTGGTGTCAACCAAATGTGATGTCTATAGTTACGGAATCATATTGCTGGAAACGTTCACAAGGAGAAAGCCTAATGATTTTGAGGGAGATCTTAGCTTGAAGCAATGGGTGAGTTATTCACTTCCAGAGGCAGTAATGGACGTCGTAGATGCCAACTTAGTAACACCAATGAGTAATTGCTTACATAAGGAGCTAGTTGTTGTGGCATCAATCATGAAACTGGCATTAGATTGTTGTGCTGAATCTCCGGCATTAAGGAGAAACATGAAAGATGTTGTAGGGATGCTACAAAAgatcaagattcaacttcttgCATGTTGCTGA